One segment of Buteo buteo chromosome 6, bButBut1.hap1.1, whole genome shotgun sequence DNA contains the following:
- the SLC8A3 gene encoding sodium/calcium exchanger 3 isoform X6 codes for MERGISALLLTQEVAERKLTVEEEEAKRIAEMGKPILGEHPKLEVIIEESYEFKSTVDKLIKKTNLALVVGTHSWRDQFMEAITVSAAGDEDEDESGEERLPSCFDYVMHFLTVFWKVLFACVPPTEYCNGWACFVVSILIIGMLTAIIGDLASHFGCTIGLKDSVTAVVFVAFGTSVPDTFASKAAAIQDVYADASISNVTGSNAVNVFLGIGLAWSVAAIYWASQGQEFQVSAGTLAFSVTLFTIFAFICISVLLYRRRPHLGGELGGPRGCKLATTLLFVSLWLLYILFATLEAYCYIKGF; via the exons AGGTGGCTGAGAGGAAGCTGACGGTTGAAGAGGAGGAAGCCAAGAGGATTGCAGAGATGGGCAAACCGATACTCGGCGAGCATCCCAAACTAGAAGTCATCATTGAGGAGTCCTACGAATTCAAG AGCACCGTGGACAAGCTGATTAAGAAGACAAACCTGGCTTTGGTTGTAGGGACACACTCCTGGAGGGACCAGTTCATGGAGGCCATTACCGTCAGTGCAG CGGGTGATGAGGACGAGGACGAGTCCGGCGAGGAGCGCCTGCCGTCCTGCTTTGACTACGTGATGCACTTCCTGACCGTCTTCTGGAAGGTGCTGTTTGCCTGCGTGCCCCCCACCGAGTACTGCAACGGCTGGGCCTGCTTCGTCGTCTCCATCCTCATCATCGGCATGCTCACGGCCATCATCGGAGACCTCGCGTCCCACTTCGGCTGCACCATTGGCCTCAAGGACTCGGTGACCGCTGTCGTCTTTGTCGCCTTCGGCACTTCTGTACCAG ACACATTTGCCAGCAAAGCCGCAGCCATCCAGGACGTGTACGCCGACGCCTCCATCAGCAACGTCACGGGCAGCAACGCCGTCAACGTCTTCCTGGGCATCGGGCTGGCGTGGTCGGTGGCGGCCATCTACTGGGCGTCGCAGGGGCAGGAGTTCCAGGTGTCGGCGGGCACCCTGGCCTTCTCCGTCACCCTCTTCACCATCTTCGCCTTCATCTGCATCAGCGTCCTCCTCTACCGCCGGCGGCCCCACCTCGGGGGAGAGCTCGGCGGCCCCCGGGGGTGCAAACTGGCCACGACGTTGCTCTTCGTCAGCCTCTGGCTGCTGTACATCCTCTTCGCCACACTGGAGGCCTATTGCTACATCAAGGGGTTTTAG